The Archocentrus centrarchus isolate MPI-CPG fArcCen1 chromosome 5, fArcCen1, whole genome shotgun sequence genome contains the following window.
CTATATAAATGgaccaggcagggtaaactatATAAAGCCCCTCAAAGGAGAATGCATCACACTTAAGAAGTTATaattagaaaacaaaaatatatacaagTGCCCCATCAACATTCCCACAGCAGGGTTTGGAACAATGCCCCAAAAGAGGAAGCCTCCTTTTCAGTACTTTTAAGATGAGCTACAAAGAAGAGAGTTTCCTGTTCAGACAAAGCCAGTGCAGCTGTAGACGCTTTTATCTGAGCGATCAGTTGTAACGCTTTATATGAGTTCAAGATATCTGGGATTCATAGTAAAGAAATATAAACAGGCAGATCATGCAAATAATAAGGCAgttcatttatcattttttctgttttgttttgtctattTTGAATCTCTTAtctgtttgcttcattttgcaGCAGGAAAAAGCCTCAACAGCCACACTGTTTTGTCTCTTCCTGTCTGGCTCTGCACAGATAAAGTTTCATCCAGCTGCTGCCAGCTGTTACTTCCGTGTTGGCAGTGGAGGTGTGTTCCATTGGGGTTAGTCAGTGCACATGTTCCATGCCACCTTTTCATGTCAGGGATTAGATGTTTCAGGTGCATGGTGACACAATTTGTCCTTTTTAGTTTGTAAGTTCTCGTCTCGTCCTTCCATTCTGCTTGCAACCTCATACTGGGTGCACAAACTGGTACACCAGTCTCTGAGACACGTCAGGCTTGCGGATGATGCCTTTCTTGTAGTACTGACGTATGGAGCGGCTCAGCTTGTCGTAGTTCATTGCAGGCCGATTCTTTCGGAGCCCCCACAGTCTCGCGACGTGAGCAGAGTCTTCGATTTTGAAAATGCCTGGTGGGAATAAAAAGTGGTTTCACATTTATTGCCACACACTacaacatttacaaaacagTGGGTGATTATATTTTATGCATGCACATAAAAAGAGATGCAGAGATTAGTCCTCCATGCACACCAATATttaatttgtcatattttttgcCTTTAAGGCATTAAAAAAACCAATAAACAGAAACCTGACACACTTAAGACATTCTTTCCTTTACTGTTTCACTTTAAATATGCTTTAACAGTCTTATTGGGCTTTTTATTAACTTATAGTGTTGTACTGTATAATTTATCAATTTGACAGTTGTACTACAGGCTGCAAAAAAGGGGTCCTGCAAACTCTGAAGCTCAGCTTTAAATAGACTTTAAATAAAGTTAGCACTTATCTACAATTGTTTTACAATTTCTTTATTGTAATAATGCAGAATtttatgaagaaaaatgtactctcatctgaaatattttcattttttgaattCACTGTCAACGTTTTGGAGCTTTAAAGCAATGAAATCTGCATAACTCTGGATGGCAGATGAAGTACTAAACTATATAAGAGATGTTAAATAAGAAATAAGAAGTTGGAATACAATGTCTTACAAAATATATTGTTAATTATGGTCAatttttcttgctttatttaaaaaaaataccagtttaattatagttttatttctgtgttcaAGGACTAAAAAGGGCAAAATTCAAATGCCTGGAGATACACTtgtagtaaataaaaaaataaaaaaattaaagtaccTTTTTCTTTGTTGAGCCAGCGAATGCAGCGTCCATAGTTGTGAGGTTTGAGCAGGAGCTCCCTGAGGAACTGCCAGAGATGAATAGGTTGACCTGAACACGATGAATCTGCCTCTGACCACAGCTCCTCGCTGcctgcacagaaaaacaaacccaTTCAGTCCTTTTGGTCATTGTATATCACTGCACTGAGAAAATCCCCAAGAAGATTAAAAAACCCTTTAATTgggacacagaaaacatatgatGCAAAAGCTTGATTTGCACCGAGATTCTAAAGCACATGATTGTTAGCTTATATAAAACAAGATCCAGGTGTTTGGGGAAAGTGTGTTAAAATTACACTGTGCATTAGATTTATTCTGTGAATACAACATTGTAGCTAATGCAaacatatgcaaaaaaaaaaaaaaaaaacatacgcAAAAGAATCCTACCTGTAGTTTTGGTATCCCCAATTGAAAACCGCTCCTTCATCCATGCAGCTGGAAAGAAAATAGAGGCAGAAGTAATAAAAATTTTCACCCACTTAAAATTCACAGCAGCCAAACATCAGATAATAAAGTCATCAAAGCAGGTGCAGCAAGCTGTTTTGAACTTGCTAAATGAATATTACCTGACTTCCATATGTCCAGGTGTGCGTGCAGCGTGTCTCCGCACTGCGGGGAACGCTGGCGAAACTCCTCCTCGCTCATGGCGCACAGATCCTTTCCCGTCAGCTCCTGGAAGGCCTTTCCTGCATGGGGCAGTCTGTACAGATGTTCAGTCCAGAGCAGCCACTTCTGGACATTCGCAGTGTTCCACTCTATTGGATctacaaacagaaagagatacgaAAGCGGTGAGAAAACGTCCAGCTGCCGCTGCAATAAATGACCTCGTCTGGGACCATTTCTTTAGTGACATTAATGATGTCACATGGAGTCAAGATAAGTCATTTatatttcagggttttttttcacCGTTATTCTGTCTGTATTTTGTTTGACTTTTACACACAATAAATCTGCTGAAACCACAAGATAATCATGCTGTTATGCCACTACAGTTTTAATCAGTAGAACAGATGACTGGGGATCGCATAGGTTTACAACAGCCAGAAGCCATACAATACATGAAAAACgcttcctctgtttgttttgtgagcAGGAGAGGCCTCGCCCTTAAGACTGTGTACACGTCTACTGGCAGGCAAGAACCATCACTATTACAGTCCAGGCTAACTCATGCAAAGGTCGGATTAAACAGATCCTGGAGCAGGTAAATACAGCTTTGCGTCAGCAAGGATATGATTTAGGAGATCTGTCATTTTGCCTGGGCTATCCATACAAATACATGTTGATTTTGGGAGTAAGATCCAGTATCTCTGAATCAATACTCCCATATTTGCAAATA
Protein-coding sequences here:
- the spdef gene encoding SAM pointed domain-containing Ets transcription factor isoform X2; amino-acid sequence: MSNPVGSVSETTTYGSRIGMREDSLSILERSGGCEDPWKMGETKPNLEAPERGVPGVYLSCFDMLLTEDATWLVKVSEASPTLALPMSRPEPREEPEQCPVIDSQEQGLSPGLEGQEEERSLEQVQSMVVGEVLKDIETACKLLNITPDPIEWNTANVQKWLLWTEHLYRLPHAGKAFQELTGKDLCAMSEEEFRQRSPQCGDTLHAHLDIWKSAAWMKERFSIGDTKTTGSEELWSEADSSCSGQPIHLWQFLRELLLKPHNYGRIFKIEDSAHVARLWGLRKNRPAMNYDKLSRSIRQYYKKGIIRKPDVSQRLVYQFVHPV
- the spdef gene encoding SAM pointed domain-containing Ets transcription factor isoform X1, which produces MSNPVGSVSETTTYGSRIGMREDSLSILERSGGCEDPWKMGETKPNLEAPERGVPGVYLSCFDMLLTEDATWLVKVSEASPTLALPMSRPEPREEPEQCPVIDSQEQGLSPGLEGQEEERSLEQVQSMVVGEVLKDIETACKLLNITPDPIEWNTANVQKWLLWTEHLYRLPHAGKAFQELTGKDLCAMSEEEFRQRSPQCGDTLHAHLDIWKSAAWMKERFSIGDTKTTGSEELWSEADSSCSGQPIHLWQFLRELLLKPHNYGRCIRWLNKEKGIFKIEDSAHVARLWGLRKNRPAMNYDKLSRSIRQYYKKGIIRKPDVSQRLVYQFVHPV